In one window of Pristiophorus japonicus isolate sPriJap1 chromosome 9, sPriJap1.hap1, whole genome shotgun sequence DNA:
- the flrt3 gene encoding leucine-rich repeat transmembrane protein FLRT3, which yields MSYRSKMTVNMISKIWSFFVWASVGLFLGLMTQSVAMTSCPSVCRCDGGFVYCNDRGLTSIPTGIPDDSTTLFLQNNQINNAGIPRELLNLLKVETIYLYSNNLDEFPTNVPKYIKELHLQENNIRAISLDSLSKIPYLERLHLDDNSVSAVSIEEGAFQDSKYLRLMFLSRNHLSSIPIGLPNTIEELRLDDNRIATISEDALRHLTGLKRLVLDGNLLTNQGLRDKVFMNLVNLTELSLVRNILTSPPNLPITNLQKLHLQENHINRIPSNAFSYLRHLHRLDLSNNNLTNLPQGIFDNLNNLTQLLLRNNPWYCGCKMKWVRDWLRSLPTGVNARGLMCQSPEKVRGMAIKDLAVAMFGCKNITSENIFTSMLPATVTSVQFSATQGHWPSFETKWPVGKKPDRNKNYHPTAIPGIRAVRISLKSVSIDTIRITWKIYLPMTALRLSWLKLGHNPALGSITETIVHGERSEYLLTALEPESSYRICMVPMETSNVYLLDETPVCIETQTASLKMHNPTTTLNREQEKELYRNTSLPLAGIIGGAVAVIVIALLALVCCYVHRTGTPFSKTCVYNRGRRRKDDDYAEAGTKKDNSILEIRETAFQMIPMNSDQAAKEEFVIHTIFPPNGMSLYKNNHSESSSSNRSYRDSGIPDSDHSHS from the coding sequence ATGTCCTACCGATCAAAAATGACCGTAAACATGATCAGCAAGATCTGGAGTTTCTTTGTGTGGGCTAGCGTGGGATTATTTCTGGGACTAATGACACAATCGGTCGCTATGACATCATGTCCCTCGGTCTGTCGGTGCGATGGAGGTTTTGTGTACTGCAACGACAGAGGTCTGACATCTATACCGACTGGAATTCCGGATGATTCCACAACCCTCTTCCTGCAGAACAATCAAATTAACAATGCTGGGATTCCAAGAGAACTCCTGAATCTGCTGAAGGTGGAAACCATTTACTTGTACAGCAACAATCTGGATGAGTTTCCCACCAATGTACCAAAATACATTAAAGAACTCCATTTGCAGGAAAACAATATAAGGGCGATTTCCTTGGATTCACTTTCCAAAATACCCTATCTGGAACGGCTGCATTTGGATGATAATTCAGTCTCTGCTGTTAGTATTGAAGAAGGCGCTTTTCAAGACAGTAAATATCTCAGATTAATGTTTTTGTCTAGGAATCACCTCAGCAGTATACCCATAGGACTCCCCAACACTATTGAAGAGCTGAGGCTGGATGACAACCGTATTGCCACGATTTCGGAGGATGCTCTCAGACATCTCACTGGCCTGAAACGTTTGGTCTTAGATGGAAACTTGCTAACCAATCAAGGGCTAAGAGATAAGGTTTTCATGAACCTTGTGAACCTAACAGAGTTGTCTCTTGTGCGTAACATACTTACTTCTCCTCCCAACCTACCCATAACCAACCTGCAAAAGCTCCACCTCCAAGAAAATCACATCAATCGGATCCCCTCCAATGCCTTTTCCTATCTCAGACACTTACATCGGCTGGACTTATCTAATAATAATTTAACCAACTTGCCTCAGGGAATCTTTGATAATCTGAACAACCTGACCCAGCTACTACTCCGCAACAACCCCTGGTATTGTGGCTGTAAAATGAAATGGGTTCGGGACTGGCTGCGCTCACTTCCAACTGGCGTCAATGCACGTGGACTAATGTGCCAATCACCTGAAAAAGTTAGAGGCATGGCTATTAAGGACCTGGCAGTCGCAATGTTTGGCTGCAAAAATATCACTTCAGAAAATATCTTTACCTCCATGTTGCCCGCCACTGTAACATCGGTTCAGTTCTCCGCCACCCAGGGACACTGGCCTTCATTCGAGACGAAATGGCCAGTTGGGAAAAAACCAGACCGCAACAAAAACTACCATCCCACAGCGATTCCGGGGATTAGAGCTGTCCGAATCAGTTTGAAATCTGTGAGCATCGATACAATTCGCATCACTTGGAAGATTTATCTGCCTATGACGGCACTAAGACTCAGTTGGCTCAAGTTGGGACATAATCCTGCGTTGGGATCTATTACAGAAACCATAGTGCACGGTGAGAGAAGTGAGTACTTACTCACAGCCCTTGAGCCAGAGTCTTCCTATCGAATATGTATGGTTCCCATGGAAACCAGCAATGTTTATCTGTTAGATGAGACCCCAGTCTGCATAGAAACACAGACCGCATCTCTGAAGATGCACAATCCTACGACTACCCTTAACAGGGAGCAGGAGAAGGAACTTTACAGAAACACAAGCCTGCCTTTGGCAGGCATCATAGGGGGTGCAGTGGCAGTCATAGTAATTGCTTTACTTGCACTGGTTTGCTGTTATGTGCACAGAACTGGAACCCCTTTTTCAAAGACATGTGTGTATAACAGAGGGCGGAGAAGGAAGGACGATGACTATGCAGAGGCTGGAACGAAGAAGGATAACTCGATTTTGGAAATTAGAGAAACTGCATTTCAGATGATTCCGATGAACAGCGATCAAGCAGCAAAGGAAGAGTTTGTAATACACACTATATTTCCACCGAACGGGATGAGCTTGTACAAAAACAACCACAGTGAAAGTAGCAGTAGCAACAGAAGCTACAGAGACAGTGGAATACCAGATTCAGATCACTCACACTCGTGA